The region GCCCAGCATGGGCCTGTCCTACATGCAGTTTATATTCCCCGGAATACTCGGCATGACTATTTTATTCAGCGCAATATTCTCTTCCATATCCATCATATGGGACAAGGAATTCGGACTGATGAAGGCAATACTTGTTGCGCCTGTATCAAGGCTTTCAATAGTTGTCGGAAAGTCCTTGAGCGGAACGATTATTTCCGTAATTCAGGCGGCGGTTATACTGATGCTTTTCCCGTTTCTCGGCATCAAATTGAGCCTGCTTTCCGTCCCATACGCTATTGCAGTCTCTTTCCTCCTTGCATTTTCCATTTCGGCGCTGGGCATTATTATTGCATCATTTCTTGAGAGCATGGAGAGTTTCAGCGCTATCATGAATTTTATCGTGATGCCGATGTTCTTCCTCTCAGGCGCCATGTATCCTGTAAAAAATCTCCCTGAGATATTGAAGTTCATATCAAAACTGAACCCGTTGACATACGGCATAGATGCGCTGAAACATGCCATATTCCCGAACGCCGGGATATTTGATTTTCCGCTTCCGGCTGATTTAAGCATACTGATAATCAGCTCAACCGCATTTGTTATCATAGCGGGCCTTATGTTTGAAAGAAAAAAAACAAAGTAAGATGTATATTATTTAAAATGCGATTTGAAGAACTGCATATTCCGGACAAAATCCTTGAGGGAATCAAAGATGCGGGGTTTACCAAATGCACACCGGTTCAGGCGCAGACCCTGCCCGAGGCTTTGCAGGGTAAGGATATCGCGGCGCAGGCCCAAACAGGCACCGGCAAGACCGCCGCCTTTTTGATTGCGGTATTTTCGCGCATGCTTGCAAGTCCTTCGCCGGGACGGGGGCCTTCACCGCGCGTGCTCATCATTGCGCCGACACGGGAACTCGTGGTGCAGATAGCCGCTGAGGCAAAGCTGCTCGGCAGCCACACAGGTTTCAGTATCCTCCCTGTCTTTGGCGGCCTTGACTACCTTAAGCAGCGTGAGGCAATCGCAAAGGGCGTTGATGTGCTTATCGGCACGCCGGGCCGACTCATTGATTATCTCAAACAGCGTGTCTACAGCCTTAAAAAGACTCAGTTTCTCGTCATTGATGAGGCTGACAGGCTTTTTGACATGGGCTTTATCAGCGACCTCAGATTCCTGCTCAGAAGGATGTCTCCCTACGATAAGCGGCAGTCCATGCTTTTCTCAGCCACACTTTCCAACCGCGTGCTTGAACTCTGCTATGAACATATGAATATGCCTGTGCGGTTCTCACTGACGCCTGAGAAAGTGACTGTTGAACAAATTGAACAGGGGCTTTATCATGTCAGCGCAGAGGAGAAAATAGGATTGCTCCTTGGAATTCTCAAACGCGAGCCTGACGGCCGTTACCTTGTTTTCTGTAACACCAGGGCGGCTGTTGAGCGGATAGATAACCTTCTGAACGCCAATGAGTTCGCAACTTCATCCATCACAGGCGACCTGGACCAGAGGAAACGGCTTAAGGTCCTCTCCTGTTTCAAAAACGGCACATTGCCAATCCTTGTAGCCACAGATGTGGCAAGCCGGGGATTGCATATTGACGGCGTAACTCATGTAATCAACTACGACCTGCCTCAGGACCCGGAAGATTATGTGCACCGGATAGGCAGGACTGCAAGGGCAGGCGCCGCAGGCAAGGCCATAAGCCTCGCCTGTGAGGAGTATGTACATTCCCTTCCGGACATTGAAGATTACATAAGGCTGAAGATCCCAGTCCTACCGGTGACGGATGAAATGATTGTCACAGGGTACCGTAAAGCGCCGTGGCATGCCGGGGGAAGGGGTTTACACGGGAAAAAATCACGGGAACCGCAGATGAAAGGAAAGACGTCACGAACAGGCAGTCTTTCGCAGGGTACAGGGCAGTCCCGTCTACGCCCCGTGAAAAAACAGCCTCCAAGGCATCAGCCGGAACGTTCTTAGGCGGTTTTCTACCGGTTTTAAGCCTCCTTAGATTATTTACCCCTGAATATGTTATAATTAAAGTTGCCCCCCAACATTCAGGGGGATTTTATTTTTAAATGAAAACATGACTCAAAGAAAAAATTACACTGCAAAGATGGATCTGGTAAAACAGCAGCGAATCGCCTCAGGGCTGGTTTCTGAGCGCTTTCCGGGGGTTTCAGGCATTGTTATACAAATGACGTACTTCAGAAAAGGATTGAATCCAGTACTTATGGTGCGCACTCTCAATATCCTGCCCGGCACTCATGCTTATTTCAACATGGCTTGCATGATAAGCGGCTGTACCAACGGGGGCTTTGATTTAACGTCTGTTATTACGGAGATGGTTAAAAAACATCAGAAGCTGAAAAGGGGAACCCTTGTCTGCAGCGGAAAAATTGCTGATCTGAAATCTGATCATGCAAACATTGCCTATGAAGTAAGTATAACCTTCAATAAAAAAAGGGCTTGAAACAAATTACTGCCTTTTTCCATAGATATATGGCTTAATCCTGAAACTATGCGTTTCTTTTAAATCTCTGCGCCTTCTGTCTCTTTTTCAAGGCCTCTCTGCGTTTTCTTTTTTCCTTTACTGAAGGTTTTTCATAAAAACTTCTCTGCTTGACCTCCTTAAACAATCCGTCCTTCTGAATCTGGCGTTTAAGTAATTTCAGCGCTTTTTCAATATCATTTCCAAAGACCTTTATATCCAAATCAGTTTATCTCCGTCCCCTTCCCTGTCCTCTTTTACTGCCGAAACCGCCTTTCCCTCCTCCAAAACCACCTCTACCTCCGCCTCCTCCTCCGAAACTGCGTCTTTCCCTCGGCTGCTGCGGTCTTGCCTCGGCAACAGAAACAGCTCTTTCCATGAACATTGTGCCGTTCAATTCGGCAATTGCTTTACCGGCGTCTGCTTCTGACGCCATTTCAACAAAACCAAACCCTTTGGGATTTCCGGTCTGTGCATCAGTTATTATTTTTACAGATTCCACTTCTCCGATCCTTGCAAAGAGTTCCCTGACATCCTCCTCCGTCGCCTTGAATGAAATGTTGCCTACGTAAAGCTTTTTTCCCATATGCCGTCTCCTTTTGTTTTTTCAAAACTGTTGAATAAAAAACCTCAGGGCTTTCAAAGTCTCTGAGGTTTCTAAAACTCTAAAAGTTTGACGATAAGTATAGCTTATAAATATGGATTTGTAAACAAATCAATTGCACCGCTGCGGCTGTGGCATTTTCCAAACAAATAGTTTAGAATAATAAAAGCCGCAGCTAATCAGCCCCGGTCAGCACTTCAATTATTAAAGAAGTTGCCAGAATTATGTGGCAGACAGCAACGGACTATACTTTTTCTATATAAAAGCGAGGTCTTATGAAACGGGAAGATTTAAGGAATATTGCGATCATAGCCCATGTGGACCATGGCAAGACGACCCTTGTTGACTGGATGTTAAGGCAGGCAGGGATTTTTCGCGCCAATGAAAAGGTGCAGGAAAGGGTCATGGATAATATAGACCTGGAGCAGGAAAGAGGAATTACCATAATGGCAAAAAATACTGCCGTTGACTATAACGGGGTAAAGATAAACATTGTTGACACTCCCGGACACGCCGATTTCGGCGGTGAGGTTGAACGGACCATGAAGATGGTGGACGGCGTGCTGCTGCTGGTTGACGCCTCCGAGGGCCCTCTGCCGCAGACAAGATTTGTCCTCAGAAAGGCGCTTGAGCTTAAACTGCCTCCAATACTTGTCATTAATAAAATTGACAGGCCTGACGCAAGGATTAAGGAGGTAATAAACGAGGTCTATGACCTGTTCATTGATATTGATGCAACTGAAGAACAGCTTGAGTTCCCGATTGTTTACACAAATGCCAAAAAAGGCATATCAAAACTTAACGTTGACGATGAAGCCGACGACTTAAGACCTTTATTTAACCTCATCCTTAAAACAATCCCTGCTCCTCAGGGCAATAAGGATGACACACTCCAATTGCTTGTTACAAACATTGATTACAATGATTATGTGGGCCGGCTTGCCATCGGCAGGAT is a window of Nitrospirota bacterium DNA encoding:
- a CDS encoding ABC transporter permease → MIEVNAVYVLIARDFRKFIREKGRLISTFARPLIWLFLVGGGMSRLVSPSMGLSYMQFIFPGILGMTILFSAIFSSISIIWDKEFGLMKAILVAPVSRLSIVVGKSLSGTIISVIQAAVILMLFPFLGIKLSLLSVPYAIAVSFLLAFSISALGIIIASFLESMESFSAIMNFIVMPMFFLSGAMYPVKNLPEILKFISKLNPLTYGIDALKHAIFPNAGIFDFPLPADLSILIISSTAFVIIAGLMFERKKTK
- a CDS encoding DEAD/DEAH box helicase, with amino-acid sequence MRFEELHIPDKILEGIKDAGFTKCTPVQAQTLPEALQGKDIAAQAQTGTGKTAAFLIAVFSRMLASPSPGRGPSPRVLIIAPTRELVVQIAAEAKLLGSHTGFSILPVFGGLDYLKQREAIAKGVDVLIGTPGRLIDYLKQRVYSLKKTQFLVIDEADRLFDMGFISDLRFLLRRMSPYDKRQSMLFSATLSNRVLELCYEHMNMPVRFSLTPEKVTVEQIEQGLYHVSAEEKIGLLLGILKREPDGRYLVFCNTRAAVERIDNLLNANEFATSSITGDLDQRKRLKVLSCFKNGTLPILVATDVASRGLHIDGVTHVINYDLPQDPEDYVHRIGRTARAGAAGKAISLACEEYVHSLPDIEDYIRLKIPVLPVTDEMIVTGYRKAPWHAGGRGLHGKKSREPQMKGKTSRTGSLSQGTGQSRLRPVKKQPPRHQPERS
- the rpsU gene encoding 30S ribosomal protein S21; the protein is MDIKVFGNDIEKALKLLKRQIQKDGLFKEVKQRSFYEKPSVKEKRKRREALKKRQKAQRFKRNA
- a CDS encoding RNA-binding protein is translated as MGKKLYVGNISFKATEEDVRELFARIGEVESVKIITDAQTGNPKGFGFVEMASEADAGKAIAELNGTMFMERAVSVAEARPQQPRERRSFGGGGGGRGGFGGGKGGFGSKRGQGRGRR